The Cricetulus griseus strain 17A/GY chromosome 9, alternate assembly CriGri-PICRH-1.0, whole genome shotgun sequence genome has a segment encoding these proteins:
- the LOC107977594 gene encoding LOW QUALITY PROTEIN: zinc finger protein 345 (The sequence of the model RefSeq protein was modified relative to this genomic sequence to represent the inferred CDS: substituted 1 base at 1 genomic stop codon) gives MAALKKELRRTWIRERVERESKPLRTQKKETPPIPWPSPLQALKVAYGRSPMPSPNGLGSEKPIWVPEWCVPHVDLDSAPHPGPVQDNPDIIRVVWALVRNQPILMPVRQSSCLFPAFFSTNITLGMAASNIQLEQSFDPFAKSKALPLMQQPAGTPPSIPDITPMVVEDHHTREEIMLYRIRRDFGITIAIVASIAISVTPAAIAGQFCYAIQEMIPKECTQDNCQRETSGCLGNNSPGDLHIRWFSVGRCKECEKFFTNGSDLQVHQRIHTGERPHNCKFCGMSFTRGSTLQVHQRIHTVDKPYKCSDCGKSFKHKSTLQVHQRIHSGEKPYKCKDCGKSFTNGSYLQVHQRIHTGEKPYKCSDCGKSFKHKSTLQVHQRMHTGERPHNCKFCAKSFTRGSTLQVHQRIHTGEKPYKCSLCGKFFIQRTHLQIHQRMHTGERPHNCKFCAKSFTRGSALQVHQRIHTGEKPYKCSDCGKSFKHKSTLQVHQRIHSGEKPYKCKDCGKSFTNGSDLQVHQRIHTGEKPYKCSLCGKFFIQRIHLQVHQRIHTGEKPYKCSDCGKSFKHKSTLQVHQRIHSGEKPYKCKDCGKSFTNGSDLQVHQRIHTGEKPYKCSLCGKFFIQRIHLQVHQRIHTGEKPYKCKVCGKSFTSGSYLQVHQRIHTGEKPYNCKLCGKSFTRGSHLQIHQKIHTGMXPYKCSDCENIFKHKSTLQGHQRIHNGEKPYNFNECGKYFTNASDLQVHQRLHSREKPYNCKECGKFFNYGSDIQAHQRIHTGQKC, from the exons GAAGTGAAAAGCCCATCTGGGTCCCTGAATGGTGTGTCCCTCATGTGGACCTTGACTCTGCTCCTCACCCTGGCCCTGTTCAAGACAACCCAGACATCATAAGGGTAGTATGGGCCCTTGTGAGGAATCAACCCATTCTGATGCCGGTCAGGCAGAGTAGCTGCCTGTTCCCTGCCTTTTTCAGCACCAATATCACATTGGGGATGGCAGCATCCAACATACAGCTGGAACAGAGTTTTGACCCTTTTGCTAAAAG CAAGGCCTTGCCTTTAATGCAACAGCCAGCTGGAACACCTCCAAGTATTCCAGACATCA CTCCCATGGTAGTGGAAGACCACCATACCAGGGAAGAAATCATGTTGTATCGGATCAGAAGAGATTTCGGGATCACCATTGCCATTGTTGCTTCTATTGCCATCTCAGTGACCCCGGCGGCCATTGCAG gtCAGTTTTGTTATGCAATTCAGGAGATGATTCCAAAAGAATGTACACAGGATAACTGTCAGAGAGAAACATCAGGGTGTTTAGGAAATAATAGCCCTGGAGATTTACACATAAGGTGGTTCTCAGTAGGTAGATGTAAAGAATGTGAGAAGTTCTTTACCAATGGCtcagatcttcaagttcatcaaagaatacacactggagaaagaCCACATAATTGTAAATTTTGTGGAATGTCCTTTACCAGAGGCTCAAcccttcaagttcatcaaagaatacatactgtagataaaccttacaaatgttcagattgtggaaagtcCTTTAAACACAAATCAacacttcaagttcatcaaagaatacacagtggtgagaaaccttacaaatgtaaagaTTGTGGGAAGTCCTTTACTAATGGCTCatatcttcaagttcatcaaagaatacacactggagagaaaccatacaaatgttcagattgtggaaagtcCTTTAAACACAAATCAacacttcaagttcatcaaagaatgcACACTGGAGAAAGACCACATAATTGTAAATTTTGTGCAAAGTCCTTTACCAGAGGCTCAAcccttcaagttcatcaaagaatacacactggagagaaaccatacaaaTGTTCACTTTGTGGAAAGTTCTTTATTCAGAGAACACATCTTCAAATTCATCAAAGAATGCACACTGGAGAAAGACCACATAATTGTAAATTTTGTGCAAAGTCTTTTACCAGAGGCTCAGcccttcaagttcatcaaagaatacacactggagagaaaccttacaaatgttcagattgtggaaagtcCTTTAAACACAAATCAacacttcaagttcatcaaagaatacacagtggtgaaaaaccttacaaatgtaaagattgtgggaagtcctttaccaatggctcagatcttcaagttcatcaaagaatacacactggagagaaaccatacaaaTGTTCACTTTGTGGAAAGTTCTTTATTCAGAGAAtacatcttcaagttcatcaaagaatacacactggagagaaaccatacaaatgttcagattgtggaaagtcCTTTAAACACAAATCAacacttcaagttcatcaaagaatacacagtggtgaaaaaccttacaaatgtaaagattgtgggaagtcctttaccaatggctcagatcttcaagttcatcaaagaatacacactggagagaaaccatacaaaTGTTCACTTTGTGGAAAGTTCTTTATTCAGAGAAtacatcttcaagttcatcaaagaatacacactggagagaaaccttataaatgtaAAGTATGTGGGAAATCCTTTACCAGTGGCTCatatcttcaagttcatcaaagaatacacactggagagaaaccttacaattgtaaattatgtgggaagtcctttaccaGAGGCTCACATCTTCAAATTCATCAGAAAATTCACACTGGAATgtaaccttacaaatgttcagattgtgaAAATATCTTTAAACACAAATCAACACTTCAAggtcatcaaagaatacacaatggagagaaaccttacaattttAATGAGTGTGGGAAGTACTTTACCAATGCCtcagatcttcaagttcatcaaagattACACAGtcgagagaaaccttacaattgtaaagaATGTGGGAAGTTCTTTAACTATGGCTCAGATATTCAGGCTCATCAAAGAATCCACACTGGacagaaatgttaa